Proteins encoded in a region of the Triticum dicoccoides isolate Atlit2015 ecotype Zavitan chromosome 3A, WEW_v2.0, whole genome shotgun sequence genome:
- the LOC119266904 gene encoding PR5-like receptor kinase, protein MAVASTSSALCRLPLLLVLLLIAATSEATTFSVINRCSYTVWPAAVPVGGGVKLDPGEMWEMDVPAGTTSGRIWARTGCSFNGEGNGSCQTGGCGGLLACKDNGQPPNTMGEFTLGQGQTSDFFDISLIDGFNVPMDFLPVLVQGRSGCSRGPRCAANITYQCPDELMVLGGCNSPCRIFGGDTYCCTGSATSNCVPTNYSKFFKRLCPDAYSYPKDDYKSTFSCPTGTNYQVVFCPLINQTLSPTPENPVPAPPTEVRPPTPSTLPAAIGPTSMKPKSSYVRRVVAILAPIGGFILLTILFLVTFICKRRTQQQHEMEEEEEFGELQGTPMRFTFQQLKAATEQFKDKLGEGGFGSVFKGQFADERIAVKRLDRSGQGKREFSAEVQTIGSIHHINLVRLIGFCAEKSHRLLVYEYMPKGSLDRWVYCRHDNDASPLDWSTRCKIITHIAKGLSYLHEECTKRIAHLDVKPQNILLDDDFNAKLSDFGLCKLIDRDMSQVVTRMRGTPGYLAPEWLTSQITEKADIYSFGVVVMEIISGRKNLDTSRSEESIHLISLLEEKVKSDRLVDLIDNNSNDMQAHKQDAIQMMMLAMWCLQIDCKKRPKMSEVVKVLEGAMNIDINIDHNFVVNTANFGSLANVSSSAPPLASDVSGPR, encoded by the coding sequence ATGGCAGTGGCGAGTACCTCTTCGGCTCTCTGTCGCCTGCCTCTCCTTCTCGTCCTCCTACTCATCGCTGCCACCAGCGAGGCCACCACATTCAGTGTCATCAACCGATGCTCCTACACCGTGTGGCCAGCCGCTGTTCCGGTTGGTGGTGGCGTGAAGCTCGATCCGGGGGAGATGTGGGAGATGGACGTTCCCGCTGGCACCACGAGCGGGCGCATCTGGGCACGCACAGGCTGCTCATTCAATGGCGAAGGCAACGGGTCGTGCCAAACTGGCGGCTGTGGCGGCTTGCTCGCCTGCAAGGACAATGGTCAACCGCCCAACACGATGGGCGAGTTCACGCTTGGCCAAGGCCAAACGAGTGACTTCTTCGACATCTCCCTCATCGACGGCTTCAACGTGCCCATGGACTTTCTGCCGGTGCTGGTTCAGGGAAGGTCAGGATGCAGCAGGGGCCCAAGGTGCGCAGCCAACATCACATATCAGTGCCCAGACGAGCTGATGGTGCTGGGGGGTTGTAACAGTCCATGCAGGATCTTCGGGGGGGACACTTACTGCTGTACTGGGAGCGCGACAAGCAACTGCGTCCCCACGAACTACTCAAAATTCTTTAAGCGGCTGTGCCCAGATGCCTACAGCTACCCCAAGGATGATTACAAGAGCACTTTCAGTTGCCCGACGGGCACCAACTACCAGGTCGTCTTTTGTCCCCTGATTAATCAAACATTATCGCCTACACCTGAAAATCCCGTGCCTGCACCCCCGACCGAGGTAAGACCTCCGACCCCAAGTACTCTGCCTGCAGCTATTGGACCAACAAGCATGAAACCGAAATCCTCCTATGTAAGAAGAGTTGTTGCAATCCTAGCTCCCATAGGCGGCTTCATTTTGCTCACCATCTTGTTCCTTGTCACTTTTATATGTAAAAGGAGAACACAACAACAGCATgagatggaagaagaggaagagtttGGGGAGCTACAAGGAACACCAATGAGATTCACATTTCAACAGCTAAAAGCAGCAACTGAGCAGTTCAAAGACAAGCTCGGGGAAGGAGGATTTGGGTCTGTTTTCAAGGGACAATTTGCTGATGAAAGGATTGCGGTAAAACGTTTGGATCGATCTGGCCAGGGCAAAAGAGAATTTTCGGCAGAGGTTCAGACAATTGGCAGCATTCACCATATTAATCTGGTGAGATTGATTGGTTTCTGTGCAGAGAAATCCCACAGGCTCTTGGTATATGAGTACATGCCCAAAGGATCCTTGGACAGATGGGTCTATTGTCGACATGACAATGATGCTTCTCCTCTGGATTGGAGCACGCGGTGCAAGATTATAACTCATATAGCTAAGGGCCTCTCTTATCTTCATGAGGAGTGCACAAAACGAATTGCTCATTTGGATGTCAAACCACAAAACATCCTCTTAGATGATGACTTTAATGCTAAACTTTCTGATTTTGGACTATGCAAACTCATAGACAGGGATATGAGCCAAGTGGTTACCAGAATGAGAGGCACACCTGGATATTTAGCTCCTGAATGGTTGACATCACAGATCACGGAAAAGGCGGATATCTACAGCTTCGGCGTCGTGGTCATGGAAATCATCAGTGGAAGAAAGAACCTCGACACTTCCCGGTCAGAAGAGAGCATCCATCTCATCAGCCTATTGGAGGAAAAGGTGAAGAGTGATCGGTTGGTAGATTTGATTGACAATAACAGCAACGACATGCAAGCACACAAGCAAGATGCAATTCAGATGATGATGCTTGCAATGTGGTGCTTGCAGATTGATTGCAAAAAAAGGCCTAAAATGTCTGAGGTGGTAAAAGTATTGGAAGGTGCGATGAATATAGACATCAACATAGATCATAACTTTGTTGTGAATACAGCAAATTTTGGTAGTCTTGCAAATGTGAGCTCTTCAGCTCCACCTCTAGCTTCAGATGTATCAGGCCCCAGGTGA